The proteins below are encoded in one region of Euzebyales bacterium:
- a CDS encoding helix-turn-helix domain-containing protein, with translation MARHVPELLTLHQAAERLNVHYMTAYRWVRKGELPAYKTGGRLRVRLADVERFLTERRLDVAMSIVSTNQTDWDRHVDRLVAHLLAGDDRSAHADVQKVISDGATAGNAYVRLITPALHRVGTAWEHGEITVAEEHRASQICVSIVAQLSDMFRRSGAPRGTAVTLTPPDERHALASAMVADFLRGAGFTVHHLGSGVPASDLAIFLKVVPADLICFSITQSIPIEEYHELMRACQEANPETAVIFGGQGVDEEAATAVGATVLVDMAGLAVHIEQL, from the coding sequence ATGGCGCGCCACGTACCTGAGCTCCTCACGCTGCATCAGGCCGCTGAGCGGCTCAACGTGCACTACATGACCGCGTACCGGTGGGTGCGCAAAGGTGAGCTGCCCGCGTACAAGACCGGAGGACGACTTCGCGTCCGTCTGGCCGACGTCGAGCGCTTCCTCACCGAGCGGCGGCTCGACGTCGCCATGAGCATCGTGTCCACCAACCAGACCGATTGGGACCGCCACGTCGACCGCCTGGTCGCGCACCTGCTGGCGGGCGATGACCGAAGCGCCCACGCGGACGTGCAGAAGGTGATCTCGGACGGCGCCACCGCGGGCAACGCCTACGTCCGCCTCATCACACCGGCACTGCACCGCGTCGGCACGGCGTGGGAGCACGGCGAGATCACGGTCGCCGAGGAGCACCGTGCCAGCCAGATCTGCGTCTCGATCGTGGCGCAGCTCAGCGACATGTTCCGGCGCAGCGGTGCCCCACGCGGGACCGCGGTGACCCTGACCCCGCCCGACGAGCGGCACGCGCTGGCCTCTGCGATGGTGGCCGACTTCCTGCGTGGCGCGGGGTTCACCGTCCATCACCTCGGCTCGGGCGTGCCAGCGAGCGACCTGGCGATCTTCCTGAAGGTTGTCCCCGCCGACCTGATCTGCTTCTCCATCACCCAGTCCATCCCGATCGAGGAGTACCACGAGCTGATGCGCGCCTGCCAGGAGGCCAACCCCGAGACGGCTGTGATCTTCGGTGGCCAGGGCGTCGATGAGGAGGCGGCAACCGCGGTCGGCGCGACGGTCCTGGTCGACATGGCCGGCCTCGCCGTGCACATCGAACAGCTCTGA
- the pfkA gene encoding 6-phosphofructokinase produces MAVLTSGGDAPGMNAAIRAVVRSADARGVEVYGVHRGFEGLIDGRMTFLSARSVSGILHLGGTMLGSARSERFLTVEGRRKAIRQLEAHQIEGLIIIGGDGSFRGADALSRESGIAVVGVPGTIDNDLSGSDFTLGFDTAVNTALEAIDRLRDTAASHQRAFFIEVMGRASGWIALCSAIAGGATEVLVPERPTDIDELQDRIHQAFAMGKQYCLVVVAEGDDAGGAFEVAQRCGEGLSTLSHRVTTLGHVQRGGPPSMRDRILAARLGDAAVSALLDGEDRVMVGEIHMELVRMPLEEAWSTVHHMPADLLDLMDRLAR; encoded by the coding sequence ATGGCGGTCCTCACGAGCGGCGGAGACGCGCCGGGCATGAATGCGGCGATCCGTGCAGTCGTCCGGTCAGCGGACGCCCGCGGCGTCGAGGTCTACGGCGTCCACCGGGGGTTCGAGGGCCTCATCGACGGACGCATGACGTTCCTGAGCGCCCGCAGCGTGTCCGGCATCCTGCACCTCGGTGGCACGATGCTCGGCTCGGCACGGTCGGAGCGGTTCCTGACCGTCGAGGGACGGCGCAAAGCCATCCGGCAGCTCGAGGCCCACCAGATCGAGGGGCTGATCATCATCGGCGGCGACGGCTCGTTCCGCGGCGCGGATGCGTTGTCGCGCGAGAGCGGGATCGCCGTCGTCGGCGTGCCGGGCACGATCGACAACGACCTGTCGGGGTCCGACTTCACGCTCGGCTTCGACACCGCGGTCAACACCGCGCTCGAGGCAATCGACCGCCTCCGCGACACCGCGGCCAGTCATCAGCGGGCGTTCTTCATCGAGGTCATGGGCCGGGCCAGCGGGTGGATCGCACTGTGCTCGGCGATCGCCGGCGGCGCGACCGAGGTGCTGGTGCCCGAGCGCCCGACCGACATCGACGAGCTGCAGGACCGCATCCATCAGGCGTTCGCGATGGGCAAGCAGTACTGCCTCGTGGTCGTCGCCGAGGGTGACGACGCGGGCGGCGCCTTCGAGGTCGCACAACGGTGCGGCGAGGGGCTCTCCACGCTGAGCCACCGCGTGACGACGCTCGGACACGTGCAACGCGGCGGCCCCCCGTCGATGCGTGACCGCATCCTCGCCGCCCGGCTGGGTGACGCCGCCGTCTCGGCGTTGCTCGACGGCGAGGACCGGGTGATGGTCGGCGAGATCCACATGGAGCTTGTGCGCATGCCGCTCGAGGAGGCCTGGAGCACCGTGCACCACATGCCTGCGGACCTGCTGGACCTCATGGACCGCCTGGCACGCTGA
- a CDS encoding Phenylacetic acid catabolic protein, with amino-acid sequence MSRGSLSNDEMRERIAAGRLVEGVEHASEDYLKALERTLIVSADTELISAPSYLGAASAAPNASSYMSIVSIIQDEVGHAHIAYRMLRDLGVDVDELVYGRQPHEFKHPYAFDVPLETWPEMIVANAFYDRAGFVLLSDVFEHTTFAPWKRALVKVDREETFHLRHGERWIAKLSRDDDAKRSIQQAMDWMFILTLEWFGLPDALKRHTDQVGYRLKGKTNDELRQTWMSAVVPFCIEHGFDVPAHFDAEADRYVIDCAFPMDFDPEAKQWDHAKGEITWEEVMTRWRGRGPANERFVRQLQRGVDQLSRAA; translated from the coding sequence ATGAGCAGAGGCAGCCTGTCCAACGACGAGATGCGGGAGCGCATCGCCGCCGGACGCCTGGTCGAGGGCGTCGAGCACGCGTCGGAGGACTACCTCAAGGCGCTCGAGCGGACGCTGATCGTCTCCGCGGACACCGAGCTCATCAGCGCCCCCTCGTACCTGGGCGCGGCCTCCGCCGCCCCGAACGCGTCCAGCTACATGTCGATCGTCTCGATCATCCAGGACGAGGTCGGGCATGCCCACATCGCCTACCGCATGCTGCGCGACCTTGGCGTCGACGTCGACGAGCTCGTCTACGGGCGTCAGCCCCACGAGTTCAAGCACCCCTACGCCTTCGACGTGCCACTCGAGACCTGGCCCGAGATGATCGTGGCCAACGCGTTCTACGACCGTGCCGGCTTCGTGCTGCTGTCCGACGTGTTCGAGCACACGACGTTCGCGCCATGGAAGCGGGCGCTGGTCAAGGTCGACCGCGAGGAGACGTTCCACCTCCGCCACGGCGAGCGGTGGATCGCCAAGCTCTCGCGGGACGACGACGCGAAGCGCAGCATCCAGCAAGCTATGGACTGGATGTTCATCCTCACGCTGGAGTGGTTCGGTCTGCCCGACGCGTTGAAGCGCCACACCGACCAGGTCGGCTACAGGCTGAAGGGCAAGACCAACGACGAGCTGCGCCAGACGTGGATGTCTGCGGTCGTGCCGTTCTGCATCGAGCACGGCTTCGACGTGCCCGCCCACTTCGACGCCGAGGCGGACCGGTACGTGATCGACTGCGCCTTCCCGATGGACTTCGACCCCGAGGCCAAGCAGTGGGACCACGCGAAGGGCGAGATCACCTGGGAGGAGGTCATGACCCGGTGGCGTGGCCGAGGCCCGGCCAACGAGCGGTTCGTCCGGCAGCTCCAGCGCGGCGTCGACCAGCTGTCGCGGGCGGCGTAG
- a CDS encoding metal-sulfur cluster assembly factor: MTADMLRDRAVGHCDGSVDRPTVWSALERVEDPELPLSIVDLGLVRRLDIADGVVVVGLTYTSLACPCVEMIREDVEAAVRTVSGVRSVRVDDVLEPWSRNDVTPEGRELLRAVAVV, from the coding sequence ATGACGGCGGACATGCTGCGTGACCGGGCGGTCGGGCACTGCGACGGATCGGTCGACCGCCCCACAGTGTGGTCCGCGCTCGAACGGGTCGAGGATCCCGAACTACCGCTTTCGATCGTGGATCTTGGCCTGGTCCGCCGCCTCGACATCGCGGACGGCGTGGTGGTCGTGGGGCTGACCTACACGTCGCTGGCGTGCCCGTGCGTCGAGATGATCCGCGAGGACGTCGAGGCGGCGGTCCGCACGGTGTCCGGCGTGCGGTCCGTGCGAGTCGACGACGTCCTCGAACCGTGGTCGCGCAACGACGTGACGCCCGAGGGACGCGAGCTGCTGCGCGCCGTGGCGGTGGTCTGA
- a CDS encoding Phenylacetic acid catabolic protein: MTSPYAEATREAAVDDGIANLIGVVADNKYHLGRWLSQWAVGAPGLESAVAAAGIAQGHLGQARALYPLVDELIAGGFGRPDEGRTRRYNMSALDDPFETWAQAVATMFLVDPALDVVLRALHPPLEDQSRRLDRVLDESRFNIEFARGRLVELTRRWEHGRSHLTGPLASVLPEVLCWFGPADEEGVRILREAGVLSADGAGMRNAYLDIVAPVLLELDYHVGVSGRPGDWTYEELPWQDWNPLQRRLETTD; this comes from the coding sequence ATGACGTCGCCGTACGCCGAGGCCACCCGCGAGGCCGCGGTCGACGACGGGATCGCCAACCTGATCGGGGTCGTGGCTGACAACAAGTACCACCTGGGGCGCTGGTTGTCGCAGTGGGCGGTGGGTGCACCCGGCCTCGAGAGCGCGGTTGCCGCGGCGGGCATCGCCCAAGGCCATTTGGGACAGGCCCGCGCGCTGTACCCACTGGTCGACGAGCTGATCGCCGGCGGGTTCGGCCGTCCCGACGAGGGCCGGACGCGCCGCTACAACATGTCCGCGCTCGACGACCCGTTCGAGACGTGGGCGCAGGCGGTCGCCACGATGTTCCTGGTCGATCCCGCACTCGACGTCGTGCTGCGTGCGCTGCACCCACCGTTGGAGGACCAGTCGCGCCGGCTGGACCGTGTGCTCGACGAGTCGCGCTTCAACATCGAGTTCGCCCGCGGCCGTCTGGTGGAGCTGACCCGACGGTGGGAGCACGGGCGCAGCCACCTGACCGGCCCGCTCGCGTCCGTGCTGCCCGAAGTGCTGTGCTGGTTCGGGCCCGCTGACGAGGAGGGAGTGCGCATCCTGCGGGAGGCGGGCGTGCTGTCGGCCGACGGCGCGGGCATGCGCAATGCGTACCTCGACATCGTCGCCCCCGTGCTGCTCGAGCTCGACTACCACGTCGGTGTGTCGGGGCGACCCGGCGACTGGACCTACGAGGAGCTGCCGTGGCAGGACTGGAACCCGCTCCAGCGCCGCCTGGAGACGACGGACTGA
- a CDS encoding enoyl-CoA hydratase/isomerase family protein, protein MGEPLRIHTEDAARWITLDRPEVRNALDVATGDALAAALIEAATDHDVHAIVLTGTDPAFSAGGDLDRFDETDHTAFRFASHELTQVIGLAERIEKPVVAAINGVTTGAGAQLALACDVRIASHRARLLWREGYLGLLPSHGGIARLVQLIGLGRARDLVLGGYELDAADAHRFGLVSEVVAHDVLHDRVRARLALIARRSPDAYAVTKRVLGAVGGLPLATGQAIETLGQSLLVGTDEFADRLERARERRSGGAEQA, encoded by the coding sequence ATGGGTGAACCACTGCGCATCCACACCGAGGACGCGGCCCGGTGGATCACGCTCGACCGGCCGGAGGTCCGCAACGCCCTCGACGTTGCCACGGGGGACGCGCTGGCCGCGGCGCTGATCGAGGCCGCGACCGACCACGACGTGCACGCGATCGTGCTGACCGGCACCGACCCCGCGTTCTCCGCCGGCGGCGACCTCGACCGGTTCGACGAGACCGACCACACGGCGTTCCGGTTCGCCAGCCACGAGCTCACGCAGGTCATCGGCCTCGCCGAGCGGATCGAGAAGCCGGTGGTCGCCGCGATCAACGGAGTCACCACGGGTGCCGGTGCGCAGCTGGCGCTCGCGTGCGACGTGCGGATCGCATCGCACCGGGCCCGCCTGCTGTGGCGCGAGGGGTACCTGGGCCTGCTGCCCAGCCACGGCGGCATCGCCCGTCTGGTCCAGCTGATCGGCCTGGGCCGGGCGCGCGACCTCGTGCTGGGTGGCTACGAGCTCGACGCCGCGGACGCGCACCGGTTCGGCCTGGTCAGCGAGGTCGTCGCCCACGATGTGCTACACGATCGCGTCCGGGCGCGTCTGGCCCTGATCGCGCGCCGCAGCCCTGACGCGTACGCCGTGACCAAGCGCGTGCTTGGGGCGGTTGGCGGCCTGCCCCTGGCGACCGGACAGGCGATCGAGACGCTCGGGCAGAGCCTGCTGGTGGGCACCGACGAGTTCGCCGACCGGCTGGAACGCGCCCGCGAACGCCGGTCAGGCGGCGCCGAGCAGGCGTAG
- a CDS encoding TetR family transcriptional regulator C-terminal domain-containing protein, giving the protein MSAAEVVPELSPREEALVRSAYKVMSRQGGHRLSLQDIADEAGVSKGLVLYHFKSKDRLFLTTMRWALVRTADRIRARLAATSEPTEAVAALVEAIFVDPERNHEFTLVYLDLVEHAARVPSFGELSAVTNEIINGLYAEIIAEGVARGAFDVDGVDDAAAAMRAYIEGTLLTWLQDDWRTTHQHYRARCEAGLLRLLGAA; this is encoded by the coding sequence ATGAGTGCAGCGGAGGTCGTCCCGGAGCTGTCGCCGCGCGAGGAGGCGCTGGTGCGCAGCGCCTACAAGGTGATGTCCCGCCAGGGTGGCCACCGGCTGTCGCTGCAGGACATCGCCGACGAGGCGGGTGTCAGCAAGGGCCTCGTGCTGTACCACTTCAAGTCGAAGGACCGGCTGTTCCTGACGACCATGCGCTGGGCGCTCGTGCGCACCGCCGACCGCATTCGCGCTCGCCTGGCCGCGACGTCCGAGCCGACGGAGGCCGTGGCAGCGCTGGTCGAGGCGATCTTCGTCGACCCGGAGCGCAACCACGAGTTCACGCTGGTGTACCTCGACCTCGTCGAGCACGCCGCTCGGGTGCCGTCGTTCGGCGAGCTGTCGGCCGTCACCAACGAGATCATCAACGGCCTGTATGCCGAGATCATCGCCGAGGGGGTCGCGCGGGGTGCCTTCGACGTCGATGGCGTCGACGACGCGGCCGCAGCCATGCGTGCCTACATCGAGGGCACGCTGCTCACGTGGCTGCAGGACGACTGGCGGACCACCCACCAGCATTACCGGGCCCGCTGCGAGGCCGGGCTGCTACGCCTGCTCGGCGCCGCCTGA